A genome region from Nitrospira sp. includes the following:
- a CDS encoding FAD:protein FMN transferase, which yields MGYRLAVMSGIFLFLFSSGCVTTRSESVPVVVKRTQMQMGTLVTITSVASDRQRAQDAASVGFQEIHRLEELLSTWIATSELSRVNAAAGRDAITLSRDTMRVLEASLEMARLTEGGFNILVGPAVEAWSVLDRQQIPSDAVLQAVRPLTDLRSLRLNIAEVTAYLAQPGMRVDVGGIGKGFAADMAVAAMQKAGATAGVVALSGDIRTFGRLPGGMKFPFGIRHPRHEGAVLAFIDLQDEAISTAGDYERYFERDGVRYHHILDPITLQPARDCQSVTVVARDGVTADGLDTGIFVMGRERGLALVERLPGVGAVIVDRDGKVWVSSYLNGRVRMNDGIE from the coding sequence ATGGGATATCGTCTTGCAGTGATGAGCGGGATCTTCCTGTTTTTGTTCTCGTCCGGATGTGTGACGACAAGGTCTGAATCCGTTCCTGTTGTGGTGAAGCGAACGCAGATGCAGATGGGGACGCTCGTGACGATTACATCGGTGGCGTCGGATCGCCAGCGGGCGCAGGATGCGGCTTCGGTTGGATTTCAGGAGATTCATCGTTTGGAGGAGTTGCTCAGTACCTGGATTGCGACAAGTGAGCTTTCGCGTGTGAATGCTGCCGCCGGCAGGGACGCCATCACGCTCAGTCGCGACACGATGCGGGTATTGGAGGCTTCGCTCGAAATGGCCCGGTTGACGGAAGGAGGGTTTAATATTCTCGTTGGGCCGGCGGTTGAGGCCTGGAGTGTTCTCGATCGGCAACAGATTCCTTCCGATGCGGTCTTGCAGGCGGTTCGCCCATTGACGGATCTGCGCTCGTTGCGCCTGAATATCGCGGAGGTGACGGCCTATTTGGCCCAGCCGGGCATGCGGGTGGATGTGGGCGGGATCGGCAAAGGCTTTGCCGCGGATATGGCTGTCGCGGCTATGCAGAAGGCCGGAGCTACTGCAGGGGTCGTGGCCCTCTCGGGGGATATCCGGACCTTCGGCAGACTTCCGGGCGGCATGAAGTTTCCCTTTGGCATCCGGCATCCGAGGCACGAAGGGGCGGTGCTGGCTTTTATTGATCTGCAGGATGAGGCGATTTCGACGGCCGGTGACTATGAACGGTACTTCGAACGGGATGGAGTGCGCTATCACCATATTCTCGATCCGATCACCTTGCAGCCGGCTCGTGACTGTCAAAGTGTGACCGTGGTCGCCCGCGATGGAGTGACGGCAGATGGCCTGGATACCGGCATTTTTGTGATGGGTCGTGAGCGAGGGCTGGCGCTTGTTGAACGGTTGCCGGGGGTCGGTGCCGTGATCGTGGATCGTGATGGCAAAGTCTGGGTGTCTTCGTATCTCAACGGGAGGGTGAGGATGAATGATGGCATCGAGTAG
- a CDS encoding energy transducer TonB, translating to MPPQTAASPATATPLASEAPLPTSAVPSTTEQATAPPQTASLAPSNSSPQATRKPDYGWLAGPLLQRIETLKQYPVTARLQRLEGRVVVRIVVQENGDITSATIAKSSGHDLLDQAALETIRQASPLTLSQPLEKSSITMQIPLGYYLDR from the coding sequence ATGCCACCACAGACGGCTGCTTCCCCTGCGACGGCAACTCCTCTTGCCTCAGAAGCACCCTTGCCGACGAGCGCTGTACCGTCCACCACCGAACAGGCCACAGCCCCGCCTCAAACGGCATCCCTCGCCCCATCGAACAGCTCGCCTCAGGCTACGAGGAAACCGGACTACGGCTGGCTCGCAGGGCCTTTACTCCAGCGAATCGAAACGCTCAAGCAATATCCCGTAACGGCGAGGCTGCAACGATTGGAAGGTCGGGTAGTTGTCCGGATCGTAGTTCAGGAAAACGGAGACATTACATCGGCCACCATCGCAAAAAGTTCCGGGCACGATCTGCTCGACCAAGCGGCACTGGAGACCATTCGCCAAGCCTCCCCTCTTACCTTATCGCAGCCGCTCGAAAAATCTTCCATCACGATGCAGATCCCACTCGGGTACTACCTGGACCGGTAA
- a CDS encoding biopolymer transporter ExbD, whose translation MEREVNQINVIPLVDVMLVLLVIVLTTATFISTGQIPVNLAKAKEAGDHKDVPVVVTLTANGDLFLNDRPIPPDGLKTVMLAHPRESPVVVRADKVTLLERFVSVVDEIRGLGFQSVSLEVVRL comes from the coding sequence ATGGAACGCGAGGTTAATCAAATCAACGTCATTCCGCTGGTCGACGTCATGCTCGTGCTGCTCGTCATCGTCCTCACCACCGCCACCTTCATCAGTACCGGCCAGATTCCTGTAAACCTTGCCAAGGCCAAAGAGGCCGGCGATCACAAAGATGTCCCGGTCGTGGTAACCTTGACCGCAAACGGCGACCTGTTCCTCAACGACCGCCCCATCCCCCCGGACGGGCTCAAGACTGTCATGTTAGCGCACCCCCGCGAATCGCCGGTGGTGGTGCGGGCCGACAAAGTCACCTTACTGGAACGGTTTGTCTCGGTGGTGGACGAAATACGAGGTCTGGGATTTCAATCCGTCAGTCTGGAGGTCGTTCGCCTGTGA
- the exbB gene encoding TonB-system energizer ExbB encodes MDLLKNAVEYGIIGMLIALSVWSVAVAIERWLYYRRVDLSQFTDIQTFEMALTKRLVIIGTVAANAPYIGLLGTVLGIMMTFHTMGTSGTMAVNTIMIGLSLALKATAVGLLVAIPCVVMNNILRRRVTELLTIYKVQHGTRG; translated from the coding sequence ATGGATCTGCTGAAGAATGCGGTAGAATATGGAATCATCGGCATGCTGATCGCCTTGAGCGTCTGGTCGGTGGCGGTGGCGATCGAGCGATGGCTCTACTATCGACGCGTAGACCTGTCACAATTCACGGACATTCAAACGTTCGAAATGGCGTTGACCAAGCGTTTGGTCATTATCGGCACCGTGGCCGCCAACGCTCCGTACATTGGATTGTTAGGAACGGTGCTGGGGATTATGATGACATTTCATACGATGGGAACGTCCGGCACGATGGCCGTGAATACCATCATGATCGGCTTGAGTCTTGCTCTGAAAGCGACGGCCGTCGGCCTACTCGTTGCCATCCCCTGCGTTGTGATGAACAACATTCTTCGCCGACGCGTCACCGAACTGCTGACGATCTATAAGGTGCAACATGGAACGCGAGGTTAA
- a CDS encoding ABC transporter ATP-binding protein, whose translation MNSSDTHAQSGKTTATALEAMDMAAERSSVLELREVSCAYEPKRPAVEHITFTVHQGEILCLLGPSGCGKTTILRAIAGFERVTAGSIVLSGQLVSSQDVMVPTEERQIGMVFQEYALFPHLRVEKNIAFGLSHLSRTQQRAIVDDLLSLTGLRGLEQRYPHELSGGQQQRVALARALALRPVLLLLDEPFSNLDPDMASRMRQDLHALLRQTKTTAILVTHDHDEAFSMADRVAVLNRGRLEQFDTPEAIYHVPTTPFVADFVGQADFIPGVVAHDVVTTEIGDFPNTRHLATGTHVVVMIRPDDIHIVPTKGANAHILARQFKGSENVYTIQLPSGQVVHSSESSLSIYQTGTAIALRVVATHTVLFPQPLEPTATQQAGPDAACPP comes from the coding sequence ATGAATAGCTCGGACACCCACGCACAATCAGGAAAGACAACCGCGACCGCGCTTGAAGCTATGGATATGGCGGCTGAGCGCTCCTCGGTTCTGGAGCTACGCGAGGTGTCCTGCGCATACGAGCCGAAGCGGCCGGCTGTCGAACACATTACCTTCACGGTGCACCAAGGCGAAATTCTCTGCCTCTTGGGCCCATCCGGATGCGGAAAGACCACCATTCTTCGTGCAATTGCCGGATTCGAACGGGTGACCGCCGGGAGCATCGTCCTTTCGGGGCAACTCGTGTCTTCGCAGGACGTGATGGTGCCGACGGAAGAACGACAGATCGGCATGGTTTTTCAAGAATATGCGCTGTTTCCACATCTGCGCGTCGAAAAAAATATCGCCTTCGGTCTCAGCCACCTCTCACGCACACAGCAGCGGGCCATCGTCGATGACCTCCTCTCCCTCACCGGCTTACGCGGTCTGGAGCAGCGGTATCCGCATGAGCTCTCGGGGGGACAACAGCAACGCGTGGCACTCGCCCGCGCCCTCGCCCTGCGCCCCGTATTGTTGCTGCTCGACGAACCGTTCAGCAATCTCGATCCCGACATGGCGAGCCGCATGCGACAAGATCTCCACGCCCTGCTTCGACAGACCAAGACCACGGCCATCCTTGTCACTCATGACCACGACGAAGCATTTTCCATGGCCGACCGCGTCGCAGTCCTGAACCGGGGACGGCTGGAACAGTTCGACACTCCGGAAGCGATTTACCACGTCCCCACGACTCCCTTCGTAGCCGACTTCGTCGGACAAGCGGATTTTATCCCCGGGGTCGTGGCCCATGATGTGGTAACCACCGAGATCGGAGACTTCCCCAACACCCGGCACCTCGCGACAGGAACCCACGTGGTCGTGATGATTCGCCCTGACGACATTCATATCGTCCCGACCAAGGGCGCCAATGCCCATATTCTGGCCCGGCAATTCAAAGGCTCTGAAAACGTGTACACCATCCAACTGCCATCTGGGCAAGTTGTACACAGCAGCGAGTCGTCGCTGAGCATCTATCAAACCGGCACGGCGATTGCCCTTCGAGTGGTGGCAACCCATACGGTCCTCTTCCCGCAACCACTCGAACCGACGGCAACACAACAGGCAGGGCCCGACGCGGCTTGTCCTCCGTAA
- a CDS encoding iron ABC transporter permease, translating into MTAAFLILPTCYIVYVALTAAPTVWSRLWSTRIPELLWNTLSLATGVAVTTLLLGVSLAWIIVRYEFPGRRIWEWALALPLAMPTYVLAYVYAHLLGMGGPVEHWWQTLMGPDARLLSPQGFVGVTLIMALDTFPFVYLLVRGALMNLNLSFEEVARVCGASQWATLRRVTLPLIRPAVAAGLALVILYVISDFGAVSLLRYQTLTYAVYQQMTSRYDHTAASILSLLLVVMAIIFLVTERWFRQRSRFYQTAGRYRNATRRRAGPMGTALLTSYVVLVFAAAFGIPAAMLIQWSIEAVSQGALDARFFGFIWNSSFLAALAACGGVIIGLPLAYLASRRPSRLNLACLQAAYAGYALPGPVAALAVLVLFTQFAPALYGTVVVLLVAYIVHFLPVGLQSMEPALQQVTPNVEEVARTLGCTTRHTLRRVTLPLIRNGFIAAWVLMFLQTMKELPATLLLRPVGFDTLAIRVWLEASEEYYQLAAPAALLIVLLSLPALLLLVSKDWRGRAQEVVR; encoded by the coding sequence GTGACGGCGGCCTTCCTGATCCTCCCCACCTGCTATATCGTGTACGTAGCACTCACCGCCGCGCCGACCGTGTGGAGTCGCCTCTGGTCGACGCGTATTCCCGAACTTCTTTGGAACACGCTCTCGCTGGCCACCGGCGTGGCCGTAACTACGCTCCTCCTGGGCGTCTCACTGGCCTGGATCATCGTTCGATACGAATTTCCTGGGCGCCGAATCTGGGAATGGGCACTCGCCCTCCCCCTCGCTATGCCGACCTATGTGCTGGCCTATGTCTATGCCCATCTCCTCGGGATGGGCGGCCCGGTAGAGCACTGGTGGCAAACGCTCATGGGACCAGATGCTCGGCTACTCTCCCCGCAAGGATTTGTCGGCGTGACACTCATCATGGCTCTCGATACGTTCCCGTTCGTGTACCTCCTGGTTCGAGGGGCCCTGATGAATCTGAATCTCTCCTTTGAGGAAGTGGCACGCGTGTGCGGCGCGTCTCAATGGGCAACCCTCCGACGGGTCACGCTCCCGCTCATCCGCCCCGCCGTTGCCGCAGGGCTGGCACTCGTGATCTTGTACGTGATTTCGGACTTCGGGGCGGTCTCGCTCCTCCGCTACCAAACACTGACCTATGCGGTCTATCAGCAGATGACCAGCCGCTACGATCACACGGCCGCCAGCATCCTAAGCCTGCTCCTCGTCGTGATGGCGATCATTTTCCTCGTCACCGAGCGATGGTTTCGGCAGCGAAGCCGCTTTTATCAAACGGCCGGCCGATACCGGAACGCCACTCGGCGACGCGCAGGTCCCATGGGGACCGCGCTACTCACCAGCTACGTGGTGCTGGTCTTCGCGGCGGCCTTCGGGATCCCCGCGGCCATGTTGATTCAATGGAGCATCGAGGCCGTATCCCAAGGTGCCCTGGACGCGCGCTTCTTCGGCTTTATCTGGAACAGCAGTTTTCTAGCCGCACTGGCGGCGTGCGGGGGGGTGATCATCGGTCTACCGCTGGCCTATCTCGCCAGCCGTCGGCCCTCGCGACTCAATCTCGCCTGCCTCCAAGCCGCCTATGCCGGCTACGCCCTACCCGGCCCAGTTGCCGCACTCGCTGTGCTTGTGCTCTTCACTCAGTTCGCACCTGCCCTGTACGGCACCGTGGTGGTCTTGCTGGTCGCCTACATTGTGCACTTTCTGCCGGTTGGGCTGCAGTCGATGGAACCGGCCCTCCAGCAAGTCACGCCTAATGTGGAGGAAGTAGCACGTACCTTGGGCTGCACAACTCGTCATACACTTCGGCGCGTGACTCTGCCGCTCATTCGTAATGGGTTTATTGCCGCATGGGTGCTGATGTTTCTTCAGACCATGAAAGAACTTCCAGCCACATTGCTGCTGCGGCCGGTCGGATTTGATACACTGGCCATTCGCGTCTGGCTCGAGGCGAGCGAAGAATATTATCAGTTGGCGGCACCCGCGGCCTTATTGATTGTTCTCCTCAGTCTACCGGCGCTGCTACTGCTGGTGTCGAAAGATTGGCGAGGACGCGCGCAGGAGGTCGTGAGGTGA
- a CDS encoding extracellular solute-binding protein — protein sequence MASFPRAFLALTLTLGALAFPQWVNGTAEAADKLVVYSGRAERLIKPVLDEFQAKSGIQIDLLSSGTTELVNRLQAEGDRTPADVFLTNDAGSLEHARELKLLRPMNMREVERAIPPQFRATDNSWIGLSGRFWIVVYNTNLVKPDQIKSLFDLAQPQWKDKIAVPNSGSEYLQAGVSVIKATFGDERTKQFLQGLKTNAGTQVYQKSSQIVEAVAKGQVAAGIVNHYYISRHLAAQPTAPIAAVMTDQQEGGMGAIMNVTGIGVTRASKHIDSAKLLIEFLVAQAGQKMFADLDKEYPLHPEVKADPALIDRHTFRAAQVPLARLAELREATLTLIEQVGLR from the coding sequence ATGGCTTCATTCCCTCGCGCATTTTTAGCGCTGACCTTGACCCTCGGTGCACTGGCATTCCCGCAATGGGTGAATGGAACCGCGGAAGCGGCCGACAAGCTGGTGGTCTACTCGGGTCGCGCAGAACGCCTCATCAAACCGGTACTGGACGAGTTTCAAGCGAAAAGCGGCATCCAGATCGACCTGCTCTCTTCCGGCACCACTGAACTGGTCAACCGATTGCAAGCCGAAGGCGATCGCACCCCGGCCGATGTTTTCTTGACGAACGATGCCGGCAGTCTCGAACATGCCCGCGAACTCAAGCTTCTCCGCCCCATGAACATGCGCGAAGTTGAACGAGCGATCCCACCCCAATTCCGAGCCACCGACAACAGCTGGATCGGACTTTCCGGTCGCTTCTGGATCGTCGTCTACAATACCAACCTGGTGAAGCCGGACCAGATCAAATCATTGTTCGACCTCGCCCAGCCGCAATGGAAAGACAAGATCGCCGTCCCCAACTCCGGCAGCGAGTATCTCCAGGCCGGGGTGTCGGTCATCAAGGCGACCTTTGGAGATGAGCGGACGAAGCAATTTCTCCAAGGGCTCAAGACCAATGCCGGCACGCAGGTCTATCAGAAGAGTTCGCAGATCGTAGAGGCCGTTGCGAAGGGCCAAGTCGCCGCGGGCATTGTGAACCACTACTACATCTCTCGCCACCTTGCAGCGCAGCCGACCGCTCCAATCGCGGCTGTCATGACGGATCAGCAGGAGGGCGGCATGGGCGCCATCATGAATGTGACTGGAATCGGCGTCACTCGAGCATCCAAGCATATCGACAGTGCGAAGCTCTTGATTGAATTCCTAGTCGCCCAAGCCGGGCAGAAAATGTTCGCGGACCTGGACAAGGAATACCCCCTGCATCCGGAGGTGAAAGCCGACCCGGCGCTCATCGACCGTCACACCTTCCGGGCGGCTCAAGTTCCGCTCGCTCGACTTGCTGAGTTGCGCGAAGCCACCCTCACACTCATTGAGCAGGTCGGCCTTCGCTAA
- a CDS encoding Fur family transcriptional regulator has protein sequence MSKTLKEMEVLRQHLAKHQLKLTRQRELILTAFLRQEHVTAETMYHQLAKKDPHLGLATIYRTLNLFCEAGIAQARHFGTQTQYDNISHKGHHDHLICTGCGTIVEFENCEIERLQEEVATKNGFVIQTHRLELYGLCARCRH, from the coding sequence ATGAGCAAAACGCTTAAAGAAATGGAGGTGCTTCGCCAGCACCTGGCCAAGCACCAGCTGAAGCTGACTCGGCAACGAGAACTGATTCTGACGGCATTCCTCCGACAAGAACACGTCACGGCCGAGACGATGTACCATCAGTTGGCCAAAAAGGACCCCCACCTGGGACTTGCCACAATCTACCGCACCCTGAATCTGTTCTGCGAGGCGGGCATCGCCCAAGCCCGACACTTCGGCACGCAAACCCAATACGACAATATCTCGCACAAGGGCCATCACGACCACCTCATCTGTACCGGCTGCGGGACTATTGTGGAATTTGAAAATTGTGAGATCGAACGGCTGCAAGAAGAGGTCGCCACGAAGAACGGCTTTGTGATCCAAACCCACCGACTGGAGCTCTACGGCCTCTGCGCCCGTTGCCGCCATTGA